The DNA region AATTTTGTGCTTGTTGGGGCTTTGTTGTTAATAATTTTAATACAGATTCACAGGATAAGGATCTCTGTTATCTACCGTAAATCTCTGATGCCAATATGGATATGCCAATTTTGTTTGACTAGTCTTATCTAATCTTTTGATATGTTCTGCATCAAGTTGTAACTCGCTAGCTTGCAAATTTTCTTTTAATTGCTCAACTTTTGTAGCACCTATCACAAGGGAGCTAATTGTCGGTCTTGATAATACCCAAGCAAGTGCAATTTGTGCTATTGAATAACTAGTTTCTTTGCTAATAGATTCTAACTCATCTACAATATTTAATAAATGCTCTCTATCCATATCCCAAGCACCGCCTCTTCCTAATCTAGAATCATCAATGTTTTGCTTACTTCTTGTGATTTTACCTGATAGCAGAGATCCACTCAAAGGACTCCAAACAAGTGTGCCGATTTTTTCTTCTATGCCAAGTGGCATTAACTCATTTTCAAATTCTCTCGCACCAAGTGAATAATACGCTTGATGCACCACGGGTCTTTGGAGATTATAGGCATCTGCAACACTAAGCATTTTCATCAAATGCCAACCTGAATAATTGCTCACGCCAAAATAGCGTATTTTGCCTGATTTGACTAAGTCATTAAGTGTTTGCAAGGCTTCTATATGTGGAGTTTTTGCATCATAGCAATGTAAATG from Helicobacter colisuis includes:
- a CDS encoding aldo/keto reductase, whose amino-acid sequence is MKYRYLGNSGQVIPNMMLGTATFGGSTELFKKWGSTQVDEAKALIKVCMDLGFNAFDTADCYSLGDSEIILGQALKDYQRSEVFISTKTGMWMSDNPNDIGTSRSKILQSIEASLQRLQTDYIDLYHLHCYDAKTPHIEALQTLNDLVKSGKIRYFGVSNYSGWHLMKMLSVADAYNLQRPVVHQAYYSLGAREFENELMPLGIEEKIGTLVWSPLSGSLLSGKITRSKQNIDDSRLGRGGAWDMDREHLLNIVDELESISKETSYSIAQIALAWVLSRPTISSLVIGATKVEQLKENLQASELQLDAEHIKRLDKTSQTKLAYPYWHQRFTVDNRDPYPVNLY